From a region of the Archangium lipolyticum genome:
- a CDS encoding C-type lectin-like domain-containing protein, whose translation MSQQRMTAVSTAWKKMGLGWALGATLVLGCGTEPWNGMGAVGSGEPSLTTSTQRLEYGGHEYVFVLNPKTWADAEQACVNMGKKLVTIETAAEADWLLPQQPAGKGIWLGKTTMTARARARASATGCRPAGAEPTCSKPAATTLEAAAAGSASGTEPMPQRAS comes from the coding sequence ATGAGCCAGCAGCGAATGACAGCGGTGAGCACGGCCTGGAAGAAGATGGGCCTCGGCTGGGCCTTGGGAGCGACCCTGGTCCTGGGCTGTGGCACGGAGCCTTGGAACGGCATGGGCGCGGTCGGCAGCGGCGAGCCCTCGCTGACCACGAGCACCCAGCGCCTGGAGTACGGCGGCCACGAGTACGTCTTCGTGCTCAACCCCAAGACGTGGGCTGATGCGGAGCAGGCCTGCGTCAACATGGGCAAGAAGCTGGTGACCATCGAGACCGCCGCGGAGGCCGACTGGCTCCTGCCTCAGCAGCCCGCGGGGAAGGGTATCTGGCTCGGGAAAACGACGATGACTGCAAGGGCTCGGGCTCGCGCATCCGCTACCGGGTGCCGTCCTGCGGGAGCGGAACCTACGTGCTCCAAGCCGGCTGCTACGACGCTGGAAGCTGCGGCGGCCGGCTCGGCTTCAGGTACTGAGCCAATGCCTCAGAGGGCCTCGTAG
- a CDS encoding carboxylesterase/lipase family protein, with protein sequence MTETREGVVETAQGRVRGQKTGAVWSWMGIPFAAPPVGPLRFRAPQPPRPWTGVREASRAAATAIQPGTFPAPLDGLFNQRSEDCLFLNVWSHAADGRKRPVVVWIHGGSYETGSGDGYRGHLLAEQGDIVFVSINYRLGALAFLNLRGLFDDERFDANVGLLDQVAALRWVKENIAAFGGDPERVTIAGESAGSGSVVSLMVMEAARGLFHGAIAQSAGLTLTTDWEDSLRIAQEFAGQLGVGRDTRERLWQLPASHLLRAMHATKKTRPEGFMTRPYFDGQVLPASLEEAYARPTPDVPLLIGSNLDEHRYFTVLRVPVLPLTRARLANTLMIRLGAQPADELLRLYPDDARGLTDLGSDLSFTMPSIHFSERHVRHAPVWRYRLDYPSPLFKLGAMHALDLFLLFPFPSLVSRLLLGRATPELTALQQRFQRHWLHFVREGRPGDGWPAYDLEKRQTLLFNLSDQVVSDPQGERRRAWAGRDAPVR encoded by the coding sequence ATGACGGAGACACGAGAGGGCGTCGTCGAGACCGCGCAGGGTCGCGTCCGAGGCCAGAAGACGGGAGCGGTCTGGTCCTGGATGGGCATTCCCTTCGCGGCGCCGCCGGTCGGGCCGCTGCGCTTCCGGGCCCCCCAGCCGCCCAGGCCGTGGACAGGCGTGCGGGAGGCGAGCCGGGCCGCGGCCACCGCCATCCAGCCGGGCACGTTCCCCGCGCCGCTGGATGGGCTGTTCAACCAGCGGAGCGAGGATTGCCTCTTCCTCAATGTCTGGTCTCACGCGGCGGACGGGCGCAAGCGTCCGGTGGTGGTGTGGATCCACGGAGGCTCCTACGAGACGGGCAGCGGCGACGGGTACCGGGGCCACCTCCTGGCCGAGCAGGGTGACATCGTCTTCGTCAGCATCAACTACCGCCTCGGTGCCCTGGCCTTCCTGAACCTGCGAGGGCTGTTCGACGATGAGCGCTTCGACGCCAATGTCGGGCTGCTCGATCAGGTCGCGGCGTTGCGGTGGGTGAAGGAGAACATCGCGGCCTTCGGAGGAGACCCGGAGCGCGTCACGATCGCCGGGGAGTCCGCGGGCTCGGGCTCCGTGGTGTCACTGATGGTGATGGAGGCCGCGCGGGGCCTTTTCCATGGCGCGATCGCCCAGAGCGCCGGGTTGACGCTGACCACGGATTGGGAGGACAGCCTGCGAATCGCCCAGGAGTTCGCCGGCCAGCTGGGCGTGGGCCGGGACACCCGCGAGCGGCTGTGGCAGTTGCCCGCCAGCCATCTGCTCCGGGCGATGCACGCCACCAAGAAGACACGGCCGGAGGGGTTCATGACCCGGCCTTATTTCGATGGCCAGGTATTGCCCGCCTCCCTCGAGGAGGCCTATGCGCGGCCCACCCCGGACGTCCCGCTGTTGATTGGCAGCAACCTGGACGAGCACCGCTACTTCACTGTCCTGCGTGTGCCCGTCCTGCCGCTGACCCGTGCGCGCCTCGCCAACACGCTGATGATCCGGCTAGGAGCCCAGCCGGCGGACGAGCTCCTCCGGCTCTATCCGGATGACGCCCGGGGGCTCACGGACCTGGGAAGTGATCTGTCCTTCACCATGCCTAGCATCCACTTCTCGGAGCGCCACGTCCGGCACGCCCCGGTCTGGCGCTACCGGCTGGACTACCCCTCGCCGCTCTTCAAGCTGGGGGCGATGCACGCGCTCGACCTGTTCCTGCTCTTCCCCTTTCCCTCCCTGGTCAGCCGGCTGCTGCTGGGCAGGGCCACGCCGGAGTTGACGGCGCTCCAGCAGCGCTTCCAGCGGCACTGGCTCCACTTCGTGCGCGAGGGCCGTCCGGGCGACGGGTGGCCCGCCTACGATCTGGAGAAGCGCCAGACCCTGCTCTTCAACCTGAGCGATCAGGTCGTGAGCGATCCGCAGGGCGAGCGCCGCCGGGCCTGGGCGGGCCGGGACGCGCCGGTGCGCTGA
- a CDS encoding GMC family oxidoreductase — protein MISRRSILKLIALSGLGSTAGSLGCKNDDAPEGDATASTFDYIVIGSGAGGGPVAARLAEAGFQVCVIEAGGDRGDNLNYQVPSFHARSTEVPSMQWDYFVDHYSDPEQARRDPKHYTDPNGVEHRKGIFYPRAGTLGGCTAHNAMITIRPQDADWDDIARITGDDSWAADQMQPYFARLERCDYAGADRVHGTEGWLGTSLGNSASLVLDTFDDSTLGQQTIGNLLYQAAIATQELSESENPASALKALLQRDFNGDIADRDTLEGLYAIPMAIRGGLRNGTRELLLDARQRSNRLTIKLNTFVTRILFGEELVDGKLVAKGIEATTYPDGKQVYRASPLADGSTEGTTIKLYARKEVILSAGAFNTPQLLMLSGIGPKDHLEEMGIDGPRTVSGKTLSIVDLPGVGGNLQDRYEVTVLGDQPEGKPLELLADCTFTTTGNTAEDPCFAQWAANKSGPYANNKCVGGIVLRSESARTAGIPSDLVIFGLQSGFLGYYPGYSTGLPPPGGAPPPPPNNVSKARFTWTVLKAHTSNTAGTVRLRSDHPFDIPAVNFRYFEEGTPDAALPDLDAVAEGAELARDILESAGMTPAGMMRDVPKTREAVRDYVRDNAWGHHASCTCPMGPSDPTGVDAKRFVLDSKFRVRGTQGLRVVDASIFPKIPGLFIVTAIYMASEKAADVILASA, from the coding sequence ATGATTTCCCGTCGATCGATCCTGAAGCTCATCGCACTCTCCGGCCTCGGCTCGACAGCAGGATCGCTTGGTTGCAAGAACGACGACGCGCCCGAGGGCGACGCGACGGCTTCGACCTTCGACTACATCGTCATCGGCTCGGGCGCGGGCGGCGGTCCGGTCGCCGCGCGGCTCGCCGAAGCAGGCTTCCAGGTTTGCGTGATCGAAGCCGGTGGCGATCGCGGCGACAACTTGAACTACCAGGTTCCGTCCTTCCACGCGCGGTCGACCGAGGTGCCCTCGATGCAGTGGGACTACTTCGTCGATCACTACTCGGATCCCGAGCAGGCCAGGCGCGATCCCAAGCACTACACGGACCCGAACGGCGTCGAGCATCGGAAGGGCATCTTCTACCCGCGCGCCGGTACCCTCGGAGGGTGCACCGCCCACAACGCGATGATCACCATTCGTCCGCAAGACGCCGACTGGGACGACATCGCACGGATCACCGGTGACGACTCGTGGGCGGCGGACCAGATGCAGCCTTACTTCGCCCGCCTGGAGCGCTGCGACTACGCCGGCGCCGATCGCGTGCATGGCACCGAGGGGTGGCTTGGGACGAGCCTGGGAAACTCCGCGAGCCTGGTCCTCGATACATTCGACGACTCCACCCTCGGTCAGCAGACGATCGGCAACCTGCTCTATCAGGCGGCGATCGCCACGCAAGAGCTCTCCGAGTCGGAAAATCCCGCGTCGGCTCTCAAGGCGTTGTTGCAGCGCGATTTCAATGGCGACATCGCCGATCGCGACACCCTCGAGGGGCTCTATGCGATCCCGATGGCGATTCGGGGCGGCCTCCGCAATGGTACGCGTGAGCTCCTCCTAGACGCTCGTCAGCGCAGCAATCGCCTCACCATCAAGCTGAACACGTTCGTTACCCGCATTCTGTTCGGAGAGGAGCTGGTCGACGGCAAGCTGGTGGCGAAGGGAATCGAGGCCACGACGTATCCCGACGGCAAGCAGGTCTATCGGGCGTCGCCGCTCGCCGACGGAAGCACGGAGGGCACGACCATCAAGCTCTATGCACGCAAAGAGGTCATCCTCTCGGCCGGTGCCTTCAACACGCCGCAGCTCCTGATGCTGTCGGGGATCGGCCCGAAGGACCACCTCGAAGAAATGGGCATCGACGGCCCGAGGACCGTCTCGGGCAAGACGCTCTCCATCGTCGATCTTCCGGGCGTCGGCGGAAACCTCCAGGATCGTTACGAGGTCACCGTGCTCGGCGATCAACCGGAAGGAAAGCCGCTCGAGCTCCTCGCCGACTGCACGTTCACCACCACCGGCAACACGGCGGAGGATCCTTGCTTCGCGCAATGGGCCGCCAACAAAAGCGGGCCCTACGCCAACAACAAGTGCGTGGGTGGTATCGTCCTGCGATCGGAGTCGGCGCGCACGGCGGGGATCCCATCGGACCTGGTGATCTTCGGACTGCAGTCGGGCTTCCTCGGCTACTACCCGGGCTACTCGACGGGCCTGCCTCCGCCCGGTGGCGCGCCGCCGCCGCCGCCAAACAACGTCTCGAAGGCGCGCTTCACTTGGACTGTTCTCAAGGCCCACACCTCCAACACAGCGGGCACCGTGCGTCTTCGCTCCGACCACCCGTTCGACATTCCGGCGGTGAACTTCCGCTACTTCGAGGAAGGCACCCCGGACGCCGCGCTGCCGGATCTGGACGCCGTGGCCGAAGGCGCGGAGCTCGCGCGCGACATTCTCGAGAGCGCAGGGATGACCCCCGCCGGAATGATGCGCGACGTTCCCAAGACGCGCGAGGCAGTGCGGGACTACGTGCGGGACAACGCGTGGGGCCACCACGCCTCGTGCACCTGTCCGATGGGTCCGAGCGATCCGACGGGAGTCGACGCGAAGCGCTTTGTCCTCGACAGCAAGTTCCGGGTGCGCGGCACGCAGGGCCTCCGGGTCGTGGATGCATCGATTTTTCCGAAGATCCCCGGCCTCTTCATCGTGACCGCGATCTACATGGCGAGCGAGAAGGCCGCCGACGTCATCCTCGCATCGGCCTGA
- a CDS encoding alpha/beta fold hydrolase, with product MKNERRLRLPLQGALALTCLALLGACGHSPRRDSQPPESCRPWHSVRANGIDIEYETFGEEGNPPLLLIMGLSAQMVYWDEGFIDQLVRRGFRVIRFDNRDVGRSTHFHAAGVPSQASASQGPTSSSPPEARYLLSDMAADAVGLLDALGIKAAHVVGLSMGGMIAQEFAIRHPERVLSLTSLMSSTGDPSLPGPKPELMPLFELLLSPTRDREQAIEHGMRLFRAIASPGFPLDEAALRKKVALSYDRCYDPAGVVRQQAAITASGSRKQALASVRAPTLVIHGKEDPVIPVEAAIDTARSIPGAELLVVEGMGHDLPREVWPRIAEAIAANAARAPGERRSGREAP from the coding sequence GTGAAGAACGAGCGACGTCTCCGGCTCCCCCTCCAGGGAGCCCTGGCCCTGACCTGCCTCGCATTGCTGGGGGCATGCGGACACTCGCCCCGGAGGGACAGTCAGCCCCCGGAGAGCTGCCGGCCCTGGCACAGCGTGCGCGCCAACGGCATCGACATCGAATACGAGACCTTCGGTGAGGAGGGGAATCCTCCTCTGCTGCTCATCATGGGCTTGAGCGCGCAGATGGTGTACTGGGACGAGGGCTTCATCGACCAACTGGTCCGGCGCGGCTTCCGGGTCATCCGCTTCGATAACCGGGATGTGGGCCGGTCAACGCACTTTCACGCGGCGGGTGTGCCCTCGCAGGCGTCAGCCTCCCAGGGGCCTACTTCCAGTAGCCCGCCAGAAGCGCGGTACCTGCTGTCGGATATGGCAGCGGATGCAGTGGGCCTGCTCGATGCACTGGGGATCAAGGCGGCCCACGTGGTGGGCTTGTCAATGGGAGGCATGATCGCGCAAGAGTTCGCCATCCGTCACCCCGAGCGTGTGCTCTCCCTGACCTCGCTGATGTCGAGTACGGGCGACCCAAGCCTCCCGGGTCCCAAGCCCGAGCTGATGCCCCTGTTCGAACTCCTTCTGAGCCCGACGCGCGATCGGGAGCAGGCCATCGAGCACGGGATGAGGCTTTTCCGGGCCATCGCCAGCCCGGGCTTCCCGCTTGACGAGGCGGCGCTCCGCAAGAAGGTAGCCCTCAGTTATGACCGTTGCTACGACCCGGCGGGGGTTGTCCGGCAACAGGCCGCCATCACGGCTTCGGGGAGCCGCAAGCAGGCGCTCGCCTCCGTCAGGGCACCCACCCTGGTCATTCACGGCAAGGAGGATCCTGTGATACCGGTGGAGGCGGCGATCGACACGGCGCGCTCCATTCCAGGAGCTGAGCTCCTCGTGGTGGAAGGAATGGGGCATGACCTTCCACGGGAGGTGTGGCCACGGATCGCTGAGGCCATCGCCGCAAACGCGGCCCGCGCTCCCGGAGAGAGAAGGAGCGGGAGAGAGGCGCCCTGA
- a CDS encoding cytochrome P450 — MLRLKALTRFPGIHMIKDKAPAPTSPLPARTPRGPRGSLLLGVMPEVRRDVLNFLLRVRSEYGDVARYRLGTLNAYLISHPDGVRRVLQENVKNYTKDHFSYRMVSWVMGNGLISSQGSFWLRQRRLAQPAFHKNRIAAMGRLMTEATREMMQQWESHAASGEPLSIVREMMQLTLRVLGDTLFGLSVTPHAETVARSFEVMNEQIITRGRNLQLLPPVLPTRYDRELRAAIRALDTVVYNIIAERRRSNEDSGDLLSMFILARDDETGEKMDDKQLRDEVLTMLFAGHETTATTLSWAWALLDQHPAEEARLHAELDEVLGGRLPTVEDLPRLPYTRMVMEETLRLYPPAYVYSRKVQQDDVIGGYQIPAGSLVDISPWVTHRHPDFWEAPDTFRPERFSAEQVAQRSRSAYFPFSYGPHQCIGNNFAMMEAQLILASVAQHYRLRCVPGYQPTPEPLITLRPKGGLPMLLQRRSSKAVTAHAWQR, encoded by the coding sequence ATGCTCCGATTGAAGGCACTCACACGGTTTCCAGGAATTCATATGATTAAAGATAAGGCTCCTGCCCCCACGTCTCCGCTACCCGCGCGCACGCCACGGGGCCCTCGGGGAAGCCTCCTGCTGGGCGTAATGCCCGAGGTCAGGAGGGACGTGCTCAACTTCCTCCTTCGGGTGCGCAGTGAGTACGGCGACGTCGCTCGCTACCGGCTCGGCACCCTCAACGCCTACCTGATCAGCCACCCGGACGGCGTCCGGCGCGTGCTACAGGAGAATGTGAAGAATTACACCAAGGATCACTTCAGCTACAGGATGGTGAGCTGGGTGATGGGAAACGGCCTGATCTCCAGCCAGGGCTCCTTCTGGCTGCGCCAGCGCCGTCTGGCCCAGCCGGCCTTCCACAAGAACCGCATCGCCGCCATGGGCCGGTTGATGACCGAGGCCACACGCGAGATGATGCAGCAGTGGGAGTCCCACGCCGCGAGCGGCGAGCCGCTCAGCATCGTCCGGGAGATGATGCAGCTGACCCTGCGCGTGCTCGGGGATACCCTCTTCGGATTGAGCGTGACGCCGCACGCCGAGACGGTGGCCCGCTCCTTCGAGGTGATGAACGAGCAGATCATCACCCGCGGCCGAAACCTCCAGCTGCTGCCGCCGGTGCTGCCCACCCGCTATGACCGAGAGCTCCGTGCGGCCATCCGCGCCCTGGACACGGTTGTCTACAACATCATCGCCGAGCGGCGCCGCAGCAACGAGGACTCCGGGGATCTGCTCTCCATGTTCATCCTGGCGCGTGATGATGAGACCGGTGAGAAGATGGATGACAAGCAACTCCGGGATGAGGTGCTCACCATGCTCTTCGCCGGCCACGAGACGACGGCGACGACACTGAGCTGGGCATGGGCGCTGCTCGATCAGCACCCCGCGGAGGAGGCGCGGCTGCACGCCGAGTTGGATGAGGTGCTCGGCGGCCGGCTGCCCACCGTGGAGGATCTGCCCCGCTTGCCCTACACGCGGATGGTGATGGAGGAGACCCTGCGGCTCTACCCGCCCGCCTACGTCTACAGCCGCAAGGTGCAGCAAGACGACGTCATCGGCGGCTACCAGATCCCCGCCGGCTCCCTGGTGGACATCAGCCCCTGGGTGACGCACCGCCACCCGGATTTCTGGGAGGCGCCGGACACGTTCCGTCCGGAGCGCTTCTCCGCGGAGCAGGTAGCCCAGCGCTCGCGCTCCGCCTACTTCCCCTTCAGCTACGGGCCGCACCAGTGCATCGGCAACAACTTCGCGATGATGGAGGCACAGCTCATCCTCGCTAGCGTGGCGCAACACTACCGGCTGCGCTGTGTCCCCGGATACCAGCCCACCCCCGAGCCGCTGATCACCCTGCGTCCCAAGGGAGGCCTGCCCATGCTGCTCCAGCGGCGCTCCTCCAAGGCTGTTACCGCGCACGCCTGGCAGCGGTAG